AGGTGAGTTTCAATGGAGGTTGTATATTGACAACTTGGTCATATGTGTACGTCATCTTTGAttagtaaagttaaaaaaaaagaatgtctgGCGTCTCTTATCTATTATCAAGCTAATACACAAAGTAATATTATGCTATTTTTAATTGCAGCCTACTACAGCCTAGTAACTATAATAACCCTAGATCGATTCGCTTTATCGTGTTAACAGAATACTTCcacgtttttattttgtattttttttttgcaacaatttGTTTCTCGTTATTTTCGGGGATTAACGATttttggttggtttcacagaccctgatcagcactaacaTTGGAATATATATTGTTACTGTTAACCTTCTAATCTGTGTCTAACAAAACGATATGCACTATATTTTACTATTCAAAATGTGAATTAAAACATATCGATCAATTGCAGCGTAGTCCACTTCAAGCGGACTAAGAAAATCCACAGGAATTGAACAAAATATCCCCAATTGTTTGGTGCGGCTATGCCGCCACCTGCTGGCAAAAACCGGAAGTGAAGGAGGATAACCAGGTTGAATGCTGTATGTAATCATTGCAGAATTCCATTCTTGGATATCCAGGAAGGCTATATAGCTGAAAAATAACCACTATCCCTTAATTCCTATCCCGTCTATTGCAAGTAAGACCTGCAAATAagaatttctttttattttttattcatatttgCATTCTTTAGAATGTTGATGAGTATCAAAAGGCACTGCATTTCTGTTATTTGCATGACAAATATTTAACATGTACCTCCTGTATATGCCCTCACAAAAGTAGGCATTTCCGTGTTACAAGGAGAAGGTAAACCTTTTAAGAatctaagtcaagtagacaaacggcTAGTGAATCCACCGTGTTGCTATAGTGTGGAACActacatttatatatgtattgtttCTGGTTCAGAAATCCATATTTTCTACTTTGTTCTGTTTCTCTCGAGATTCAGTCCAGGCTTTGTTGATGGTTCTCTTCATCTCATCGTTGCCTTCGTCGTACATCTTCTTCAGAATGTTCATGAGCCCGTCATTGGGGTCAGTGTCTGCGTCAGAAGAGGGCTTTCTAGAGGGGAAGAATACCAGCAGCATCAACATCAGTTTATATTCAACACTGAAATATAGATGTGGTTTTCAGTGTTCAGTTTCAAAGAAATACTGGATCACCGACCTTTTACAGTAGAATACTTGTACTGAGCTGACTGGCGTTCTTCTGTGTAAAGCTTGAACAGTGACCtatccctgaccacattccggcgcctccttaagactcacctcttcaaacagcacctgtagaactcctctgtttgtatcctgggacactatcacccttcatgtaaatgtgctttattttgctcttatctgccccctattttactgcatttaatcctgtacttcagaatactgtaatctgccaagtgtttaacctgtagtactttgtatttaatcatatcctgatgtaactatcactatttaatcatatcctgatgtaactatcactattatctgctgtattattgaattgtggtttgtcacacttgtactttgcttgaacaaaagttattgtatttcttgctcttattgtattacttgtattgtaacacttgaaatgtatttgcttacgattgtaagtcgccctggataagggcgtctgctaagaaataaataataataataataataatttagttccCTTCTTATTGCGtgtacattttcaattaaacatGTAACATCTTTCATACAGAATATGAAAACCATGTTTTTACAAACACAGTACTGTTTCCATTTTACTTCCGGGTTACAACCTGCCTTTTAACCACAATTTCCCCAAAAGTCAATCGTGCTAATCTAAGAAATCGGAAAAACAGGTCTTTCTGATTTACTGTAAATAAGTCAGGCAAGACCAGTGTTTAGTTTGGATAACCACAACTACAGAGTCAAATACAGAATAGAAGGTTTACATAAAGCAGCAAGGCGTGTTACAAAAGTAACATGTTTCACGATGTTAAAATGTagaatctaaagcccctttcacactggtatgATCTACCCGggcaggacctggtgtcatgcgggttaGGGTTGCCCTTcatgacagacgcaagtacacaatgcgcgtacgcgggattgtgacccagttAGCcaagagtgccagtgtgaaaggggcttaaggtAAAAACAGGATGGTACGGCTTCTGGCAATAGCTGGATGGACTAAAGAATGAACAGGGCAGACAGAACACAGCTCATCGGTACACCAGTACTCGCTTCTTGTCGTTCATCTTTTTCTCCACCTGAGTCAAGAAGTCCCATTTTTGCTGGGTCTTCTTTTTACACATCACCAAGACCATGTCTGTTTTCACCTGCACAAAAAGTTGgagctgcatttatttattttttttgcctcaAAGCAAATATAATTTGCCAGCTCGATATTGGCAGAAATGCTAGTTTACAAGGCAACAAGCAGTAACCCAgtaacacattaaataaataaatacacaagtgTAAGAGGATTTTAGCTCacccacacaaaaaacaaacaaaaataaaatgaaaataccaTTAAAAGAAGATGGCAATGAAACCTGATAAGGGAATCCCAAATGCACTACGCCACTGACCTTCCTAAAGCTTTCCTGGGCATCAATGGTACTCAGGAGGTTGTTGATATTCATTTGGTAGTGCTTTCCTTCTAGATCTTTGACAAGAACCTCGAATGACCTGCAGTGATcaatatatacttatatatatatagaacataaaacaaagaaaaaaagcaacagtCCTTTAGCACAAATCAGTTTTGCataatttgtttatattttgtaatttttttttttttacgtgaatTCTTGTACAATAGTTTTTGACAGTGCTTCATACTTAGTACTTAATAACTTGACAGCCAATTCCATAGCAGGAACATTTTATTGTGAGAACAGTATTACCATATTATTGTAATTCAGCAGGGCAGAATTAACTTACAGACTGGTGACTACAATGTATGTACTTCAGTTAGAAATTACAGACTCAGCTAGAGATGTCGGCCCTCAAAGCAAGGCAGGTCCCTGGTAatgtcttgtattttattttggaactTGAAAAATAAAGGGTTTGCATCAATTGAGTTAGGTATCAGTAGAACCTTAGTGTATTTTGGGGGGCTGGAGCTGGGTCTCCTCCCTTGTGTCATCCCgctaaaatatctgtcagtcaaACCTTTTAATTACCCATCAGTCACCCTATTTAGACTGTAGTCAACTTTCTAATTCTCGTCTTGCTCTTCagtttcctccatcctcccttcctcctccacttTGCTGTGTCACCTCTGTAACGGTCCCCTCTGGGGACAAGTGAAGATTACTTCCCGACCTTAGAGGCTGACAATGTTGTCTCATcctccgagaggaaggttccCACTGGTCAGAGCGGACTCCTTGCCAAAAACTTTAACTACATTTCGTTTTCCATTCTCCTACTGAAATCAATTCATTTGCACCCGTGCCAGTCACCCCCTTCAGACAACAGAGCTTGCTCCCAACTTTCCAGCTAGCCACTGACTCAACTTATCGAAGGTGGCTCTTACAGCTGGGGGGGGTGGCGGGAGTGGGGGACCCCTGGcactctgtgtgtttatttcttcTTCCCTTTACCAGcacttttgttctccctgcatagTTTGCGAGGCTCTCCATGCAGCCTCGGAGTGTCAgccgagtctgacctctctcaATTAGACGTCacagtaagccagggagaccttggttCGTCCTCTatccttagtttccccttgggggatGTTCTTCGCTTCCCGGCCTCGgcctcacctcagcgagggcAGTTCTctgagtagtcaaggggaaaACCCTATTCTGTTGCTAAAGTCACACTTTGTCTTCATTTTAGTAGCCCCTTTATGCAAGCTTGGCTCCTGCCTCATGAAATGTTATATTGATCTGTTCTTACCTCTCAGTGAAGTTTGTCTGAATATTATCTGCTGGGATCTTGTGTACACCATTAAGGGTAATGTAAATCTTTACAAATTTATCAGACTGGTCCCACcctaaacaaaattacaaataaataaataaaaatgaataaatacaagttCATCTATACATACAAGCGCACAATAAAACTATGTCAGAAACCAAACTGGCTTTACTCCGAAAAAACATCTTCAAAGAGAACAGTAATCCAAAGGGGTCTGTGTTTTCCTACTCAAGCCAATGACCGCATGAATATTAGTTCGCAAAAAGGCATACcatagttatttattttcacagcatATCCCCTGGATGTTGAAGGCAGCAATGTTTTCTCAGAATCCCCGCTATCCTTCTGTTTCAGTAACtgatgttgttgctgctgctgctgctttctgaCGATCTCCCTCTCAATCATCTTCTTCTCCGCTGTCAGAACATCCTGGACGCGTTTTCTTACTGCCTTCTCCAGCAACACATTCACCTCATCCAGATCACTCTGCAACTGAGCaatctggagaaaaaaaagaaagcagattAATACTGAAAATACAATATCTTAATGTGGCGATTGTATTGCTTTTTTCTGTTCGTTATTTCACCACTTATATCTAGAAGACTGCCATCAGATGTACAAACTGAACCTATATAATCTACATATGTAGTTGCAtctaaataaagtatttttggcAGATTATCTTCATGAAATGCTTGAAATGTATTACACAGCTAAACATAAATCTGGAAAAGATATGCTAAAAGTGAAGTATTTTGAACTACATTCCCCATAATCCATTGTAAAGCTGCCTGATGTAGTTTATATCAGTACTGAAATTGGCTCATTGATATATTCAGGATTAGATAGGACATGACTTCATTTTGATGTGTGTTTAGAGAGGCCATCTTATCTAGGGTATCAGTATACTGTTTCAAAGACATTTCACAGCTACAGGTATGTACAGTGGtcttgtttttctatttattttttgcatattatttgttTTCTAACGGTTAGCAGTATGTTATGCCTCACAAAATATAAACCATATTTACGTTGTTTTACAGAAAAGTAGGAAATAATTTTACGGAAAGTAAGAAATAATGCCTTTTGAGGCAACAATTAATTTTACGCACCAAGTCTATGAAAACTAGGTAGACTAGTTTCTTTGAGGGTTTTTCTAAGAAATCAGTCTGTTACATTAATTATACATGTCTGCTCTCTTTCCATTTTATAGCATTTATATTTTCTGACATACCTGTCTATTGTGCTGCTATAAATTGTTCAGAACTCCACAATGAAGATATGTTGAGGAGGGGATCACCTTTCACATGTAACAAAGAAAGAGACGTATTtactttattgaattatttataaataatagtaCTTTCTCACTGGTATCTGTATAAATGTTTTAGGGAATAGAGATCAGTTGAAGCAGTAATTCAGTATGTATAGTACGCAAACCTTTTTTTAGTTTGCTTACAATATAAACAATTGAAACATGTGCAAAGCTGTGCCGTATTAGAGTTATGTTTATAGCAAGTGAATATGGAGTGgtaagtgtgaaaaaaagcacaaatattttaccaggtgggtaaaaaacattattaaaatttTGAAatttgtactttcagatataatgtATACATATTGAAAACGCTTAAATGTTACTAAAATCCTAgtataacaatttatttttttaaattttttttttaaaagatacatcTCTTAGAATATATAGCCCCATCATTTACAATGTAAAGTTACACAAATGTCCAGGCTGTTATATCCCaggtgggacactgctgttgtacccttgagcaaagtattttacccagattgctccagtaaaaacccaactgtaaaaacgGGTACCAGAATTTGTAGGCATTAGATTGTCAGGTTCTTTTTTATCATACACGTCTACATTTCAGATAATTAataagcagcagtttcaaaattCATGACTGCCTTGGCCATGACAGAGAACAGATTTCACAGCAGATTTCTGTCCTTAAACTCTTAGCATCAAATTTGTGCTGTCCTGGCTTCCAGTTGTGGCCTTAGACCCAATTAACACTGTTCTAGCAAGTGTGGATTACAGGTCTACTATGTGCAATGATTCACTTATAAGACCATGAAATGTTTAACTGTAAATATGTTATTTTCTAAGAGATCCTAAGGAATGTGATACATTACCCGATATCCAtacacctttttaaaatgaatgcaccaaagcccaagtttttttttttttttacacatattttAATGAATCGTTTTCcatcaagaaacaaaacaaaaataaaaaacaaaaactgtaaagTCACTTTAGTCCCAGGTTTGTATGTCACCTTTGAGTGTCTCCAGCACAGAACTGGGTGAATTTAATTCACTTGACAGTTACCACATTGCTCTTTGGATCCCAGACATCTGATTGTGGTCAGCAAGATGGCGAAAAACTATACGACTAAGACGCCACCTTCGCTTCACACCACGGGGCCGTGAAGTCATCACACATCTGTTGCGGATTCGTACCGGGCAGCTGTCTCGTGGGAAGGCTGCAATTTCTTTGTCGGCTATCTCCTGCAAAGTAGTTCATGcccaacaaataataaataattattaaagtGCAAATCATCATTACCAAATTAAGTAGAAATAGATACAGAAATAACTGTGATTGTGGAGTGTATGTCATTTTGCTCCGATAACAAACTACATTATTTGTTATTTACATATTATTCTAAAAGAGcagaaaaaaatactgtgtatGTGGTATTTAAGTAGTGTTGCAATATGAACCACAATTTGGTCCTGGTCAGCACCTGTAGTTCTTTAGGAAGGATTGTGTTTTTTCTGATAGCGTTCATCCGCAGTCTGTCGTTGGCATACTCAAACGCCATTTGCCTTCTCTTGACATCTCGAAGCATCCTCCAATTCACGTAATAACCTCGCACCTGCTCTACATTCCCTgcctaaaattaaaataaagaaacaagaaGTCTAGACATGAGGGCTTGTCATTGCAATTGattaaaaggaattggaattgacctcaacccttacacactatatatatatagagagagagagagagagagagagagagagaggttttatGTGCTatcaattttaatattatttcttaTCAAAACAATTGGATTAAAACGACCACTACCGAAAATAAAACGTCGACCCCTCTAAATTGCAGTATGACCCATTGTGGTagtcctgctgtacagtataCTCGCATGTGTTTGAGGCCTCCATCTTCGTTTAATCTGTTTCTTTCTGTATGGTAATGAACGAGAATAGATGCTACATACAACTGTACTGTCCTTGGGCTGGACTCTTCCACTCGTGTTTCACATACACTAAAACAGTCACCGTTCAAATACATAATATAATAAACAGACGTATAACATTTTGGATTAATATCAAAACCCAAACTAAAGTATTACCTGAGACGTTATTCTAAAAGAGGTTTGCAGAAATTCAAATCCCGATTTCACAACCCTAGACAACACGGAGGCAGCCATGTTGGACAGTCACATTCAATCCATAcgaactttatttaaaatgtgtcttcACACTTATTGCGCATTGTCCGATAGATTTGAAACAGACTGCCCTCTCTCTTTcttatgtagttttttttcttttatttgggaaccaattgaaataaaaaaaaaatctggtgttGGGTTAAACTAATGTATGACTTTCTGCAGTATATGACCAATTCATTATGACAGGAAAGAGAACAAGATTAAAATACTTTTACTGCTGGTAAGCAGTCGGGTATGGTAAttagatacattttaaataagtaaataaatgcatacattaaaTACATGCGATGCAATCACATTAACACACCACGTCCCATTACATTATACTaggttgttttaaatgttacacatTTTTATACAAGAATACAGAAGaagtaacgtgtgtgtgtgtgcagttctTTCCCTCAAACCACATCACCCGTCCATTCAGTCCTGGCCTTCTCAACAGAGACGGACAGACGAAGTATGCCTATTGAATGTCTATATGGGTTGTGTCCAGGTTAAGACCACCCAACTTCAGCCAGCATTACAGAAAGCTTGTACAACTAGCTCCCTCCCACCAACTTAAACTGCAAAATGAGACATTGTTTATTTGTGCACACCAGGTGGCAGTATTTAGTTGTAATAAAAGTACCATACAATAAA
The Acipenser ruthenus chromosome 10, fAciRut3.2 maternal haplotype, whole genome shotgun sequence DNA segment above includes these coding regions:
- the LOC117411193 gene encoding calcyclin-binding protein-like; amino-acid sequence: MGNIAQLQSDLDEVNVLLEKAVRKRVQDVLTAEKKMIEREIVRKQQQQQQHQLLKQKDSGDSEKTLLPSTSRGYAVKINNYGWDQSDKFVKIYITLNGVHKIPADNIQTNFTERSFEVLVKDLEGKHYQMNINNLLSTIDAQESFRKVKTDMVLVMCKKKTQQKWDFLTQVEKKMNDKKRPSSDADTDPNDGLMNILKKMYDEGNDEMKRTINKAWTESREKQNKVENMDF
- the mrps14 gene encoding 28S ribosomal protein S14, mitochondrial, with product MAASVLSRVVKSGFEFLQTSFRITSQAGNVEQVRGYYVNWRMLRDVKRRQMAFEYANDRLRMNAIRKNTILPKELQEIADKEIAAFPRDSCPVRIRNRCVMTSRPRGVKRRWRLSRIVFRHLADHNQMSGIQRAMW